The Acanthochromis polyacanthus isolate Apoly-LR-REF ecotype Palm Island chromosome 16, KAUST_Apoly_ChrSc, whole genome shotgun sequence genome segment GTTCATATGTTGTTGTCATGTAATACATTCTTTCTCTTCggtacagaaaaaaagaattacTGCAACTCCCAGTCTCACTTCAGATGAAGATGAAACACAGATTGACCCATCACAAGTTCTTCAAACAAATGTAAGTATTTACGGGAATAAGGGAATATTGTGGGAGGATAAGATGTATTTTTCATTATAAGTGGCTTTAGGTTTGACAGCAGTGCAGTTGCAGAAGTGGATGGTGGCACTCCAGCTGTGTTAGTTTTGAAATACTGACTGTTTAGTAAGTACAAAAACTACTACAACACACGACAAATTCTATGATATGAAAAGATAAAATTGTGAGTACTGTTCCTCTGGTGAAATATGGTCTGACAATACCTTAATAAGCTGTACAGTAGGTGATTGATTCTACAAACATCTACAAAGATGGATATTTACCCCTCTCTGCCTTTGCAGtttaacattttactttttctgccCTTTGTTTAAGAAGCCGAAGATGACAAAGGCTGCAAGAGACAGAGCCCTTTCCCAACTGAAATCCTCGCTGCTGAGAAGAAATCCAACAACCTCCACCGCCTTGACAAGTGAAGACGATACAGACATAGACACCAATGTGGACTTATTTGACCCACCTCAGGCTTCGGCATCAACTGTAAGTATttacaaaacacaagaaataaaagtaGAATTAGGGCCCTATTGTTTCCGTGATCACAGACTCTCGGATGGAATTGCGGAATTGAGCAATAAAAACGGAATCTACTTTATAACACGGAATATCACGGAAAATGACATAATTTGACTGAAATGCTGTTATCGTGAGGAAGAGGAATGTAAACCCAGGGGGAATTTTACCAGAGGGACGGTAATCTGCGTGACACAGCCCCGAAATTCACCTACGCCCCCTCCCACTTTTAAACAATCTATATTTCAAAACATGTGAACATGGTGAAGCGGCTTCACAATAATCCGCCTTTGCTTGCAAGAAAATTTAAGAAACACGACACTACACTCCAGGTGAGTCATACTAACATAgcattgttgacattttaatttatgcaGGACCTCTGCCAAGGGGAAAGTGAAGAGGAGAGTGTCCTGATGGATCAGCCCAGATCCAGTGTTGACATGCAACAGGAAGTGATGGATGCTCTGAAAGGTATTCATACAAAGAAGAATTGCTTATGTTTTTTATGTCAGTAATTGTATCGATAGGAGCCTTATCTCTCATATCTgtgacttgtgtttttttccttaatgCAGAAATACCAGCCTTAGTCAAGTGTGTCAGAGATCTTATTACAACCATGAAGAGAGTGCCACCTGTCATGGACACTGACAGTACAAGTTCTGGTTCTTCCAGTCCAGCTCCAGAAATGGTATGTTTTGCATTTATACACGTTTTGTAAATACTGCCTTTTTACCTcagccaggaggttatgtaatcactggagtttgtttgtttgtcgtccgtccgtccgtccgtccgtccgtccgtcgtccgtccgtccgtccgtccgtccgtccgtccgtccgtccgtccgtcaacagcataactcaaaaagtcatggacggattctgtcaattgagagatggccgccaggccatctctcaattgtcctttgaccttcaaaaaattcctggatccagaccgtggttcggatcacctccaaaatctaatcgattcttactgttgctcttccggacatcctgtaaaaatttggtgaaaatctgtccatgactttttgagttatgctgttaacagacaaacagacagacagacagacagacagacacacacacacacacacacacacacacacacacacacacacacacacacacacacacacacacacacacacacacacacacacagacagacggacagacaaacgacatggcggaggtatgcgctctccgagtgcttttctagttattacagtaaacatttcatccaaaatTGTTGTAAACTACATGACTGTTAGCAGTTTTGTCTCTGTAGTCTTGACCCACATTTTGCACGTACTGCATTTGATAGAAACTGTTTTTCCCATTTCAGCATGCAGTTGTTCAGAAATTATACTTTAATTCATTGAAGACCACTTGCAGAAATTACAACTTAACTAATATTTGGCATTCAAGAGTTCGGCTCTGTCTTTTAAGAAATGCATTCCAGCAACGTATTCCTAATACCATTTCTAATAATTGACTAACTCTATTTCCTGGACACAGATTTCCCTGGGCAACACGGGGGTGCAGGTCAGCAAAATCTGTTTCCGAAGACTAAACCGAACAAGAATGTCCCTGTTCACACAGGACTTGGCTGTGCTCATCTTTGGGCGGGACGTTTTGGCATCCTCGACTCTCACAGGAAAAGCAAGGCCTACTGGAACAGCGAAAGAGCAGCTAAATCCTGAAAAGCTGAGTGCCCTTGTTGGTAAGTATTGGTTAAGTCTATTTTTTCttattatcattttgtttttatgcctCTACCCTTGCCTTGGCCATAGCCAGAAGCAACATGTTTCAAGCAACATGTTTCAGATTGCCCTCATGTATGTTTGCCCCCTTCTTGCTAATGTGATAACTCTGGAAAAGCATGATTTGTAACACCATTTTATTTGTCCTTTTCTATTTTATAGATACAGTTATTGCTGAATTTCCAGGAACAAATGTGTCTGATGTGAGGGCAGTGATGCGGAGAAAATGTAACAATAAGAATTTTGTGAGCAAAAAGAAACAGTAAGCAGTAACATCAGGAACTGTTTGTAatcgtttttgtttgttttttggtggacatacattttgaaaaactgtGTCAATGTTTCACATGTAAAAGTTTCAAAAGTCAGTTTAATGTTCATCCCTGTCATTACTAGCTTCTCTGCGGTGCACAGCTAGCAGGGTAGTGCTAGCACAgctattgtttctttttcttttttccttttattattgttttttagtTAACTTGTTAGACTATGACTAAAAAGAATTCTCTGGGGTCAGATGATccaaatttgaataaaaatgttacGATGAAGAGaaactgtttgaaaatgttgtttaagatgtttttaaagatgTACTTAAATGTACTTTATTATGCACATTTTCCCTGTAATCCCGTGcatgttcaaaataaacttttttctaCCTCGAGTATgttctaattattttttatgtttacttAAAAGTAATTTGAAATCCaaattaattataaaaaatatatactttctGTGTACTGTTGAAGTGTACTTTAATGAAATATATCTAGTATACTTTCTGCACACATAATTAGTGTACTCACAGTATATTATTTTCGATGTGCTAACAATGTACTTAGTATACTAATGATATATCATGAGTGCTACTTTCGACATACTAAAGTACAACTTAGTGTACTTTTCTGTACTATTTTGAGACACCATTAAGATGAACTATAATATACTTAAGTacaactttttaatttttatttaatttttgtaaatatatttaaaatgaaatggcaACACATTAAGATTAAATTAGAAGTACATTTCCAGTATATTCTAAATTTATTAATAGTAATCTGAAAAGTGTATTAAAGTATACTGTAAATTGAACTAAAGAACATTATAAATAAGTACAGTATTAGTAGAGAAAAGTGCACTTAAGTATATTTAAGTTGATCTTAATGGTGTCTCAAAATAGTACAGTCAAGTATACTAAGTTGTATTTCAGTATATCTTAAGTATCAATAATGAATTATCATTAGTACACTAAGTACGTTTTTAGTACTCGAAAATAACACACTTTGAGTACAATAATTTTGTGCTCGTGAAGTTCACTAAGTGTGCTTAAATTTAGTATGTTAAAGTATACTTTTTTTCCGCCTGGGACTGCTTCCACAGGTC includes the following:
- the LOC127530332 gene encoding uncharacterized protein LOC127530332 isoform X2, whose translation is MAQFKFGMFYFRDNTIHVESTDIVTPQYRQQLVQVLKRPDLSSEEGWVQVCWGTRKAPKNKVAAKLLLLGDNYKELMGKKEAFLQDEDIWHMAVARITPCTTTHDGSKPKKKRITATPSLTSDEDETQIDPSQVLQTNPKMTKAARDRALSQLKSSLLRRNPTTSTALTSEDDTDIDTNVDLFDPPQASASTDLCQGESEEESVLMDQPRSSVDMQQEVMDALKEIPALVKCVRDLITTMKRVPPVMDTDSTSSGSSSPAPEMISLGNTGVQVSKICFRRLNRTRMSLFTQDLAVLIFGRDVLASSTLTGKARPTGTAKEQLNPEKLSALVDTVIAEFPGTNVSDVRAVMRRKCNNKNFVSKKKQ
- the LOC127530332 gene encoding uncharacterized protein LOC127530332 isoform X3 — translated: MAQFKFGMFYFRDNTIHVESTDIVTPQYRQQLVQVLKRPDLSSEEGWVQVCWGTRKAPKNKVAAKLLLLGDNYKELMGKKEAFLQDEDIWHMAVARITPCTTTHDGSKPKKKRITATPSLTSDEDETQIDPSQVLQTNKPKMTKAARDRALSQLKSSLLRRNPTTSTALTSEDDTDIDTNVDLFDPPQASASTDLCQGESEEESVLMDQPRSSVDMQQEVMDALKEIPALVKCVRDLITTMKRVPPVMDTDSTSSGSSSPAPEMISLGNTGVQVSKICFRRLNRTRMSLFTQDLAVLIFGRDVLASSTLTGKARPTGTAKEQLNPEKLSALVVIAEFPGTNVSDVRAVMRRKCNNKNFVSKKKQ
- the LOC127530332 gene encoding uncharacterized protein LOC127530332 isoform X4, which produces MAQFKFGMFYFRDNTIHVESTDIVTPQYRQQLVQVLKRPDLSSEEGWVQVCWGTRKAPKNKVAAKLLLLGDNYKELMGKKEAFLQDEDIWHMAVARITPCTTTHDGSKPKKKRITATPSLTSDEDETQIDPSQVLQTNKPKMTKAARDRALSQLKSSLLRRNPTTSTALTSEDDTDIDTNVDLFDPPQASASTDLCQGESEEESVLMDQPRSSVDMQQEVMDALKEIPALVKCVRDLITTMKRVPPVMDTDSTSSGSSSPAPEMDLAVLIFGRDVLASSTLTGKARPTGTAKEQLNPEKLSALVDTVIAEFPGTNVSDVRAVMRRKCNNKNFVSKKKQ
- the LOC127530332 gene encoding uncharacterized protein LOC127530332 isoform X1, which codes for MAQFKFGMFYFRDNTIHVESTDIVTPQYRQQLVQVLKRPDLSSEEGWVQVCWGTRKAPKNKVAAKLLLLGDNYKELMGKKEAFLQDEDIWHMAVARITPCTTTHDGSKPKKKRITATPSLTSDEDETQIDPSQVLQTNKPKMTKAARDRALSQLKSSLLRRNPTTSTALTSEDDTDIDTNVDLFDPPQASASTDLCQGESEEESVLMDQPRSSVDMQQEVMDALKEIPALVKCVRDLITTMKRVPPVMDTDSTSSGSSSPAPEMISLGNTGVQVSKICFRRLNRTRMSLFTQDLAVLIFGRDVLASSTLTGKARPTGTAKEQLNPEKLSALVDTVIAEFPGTNVSDVRAVMRRKCNNKNFVSKKKQ